A window of the Henckelia pumila isolate YLH828 chromosome 3, ASM3356847v2, whole genome shotgun sequence genome harbors these coding sequences:
- the LOC140889444 gene encoding uncharacterized protein yields the protein MSSITQNVLLVDLHTVYDLLDEGYIFKQALPKFFQDATISDGVITSSIGGEFITISPDIFSASFNLPRTGMTTFSSITTAQKTQMKAMYSLTNVPWPLRITIAIFYSDFPLRFLQARCYLSDCVSSTSLMAATTSVPSAISETLKVIRTSIFTVEKQTHNQSWSMAKPGEVEFCLKATVIKERNQVLFVEADHKFIDVLLSFLTLPLGTIVRLLHKYYDKGALTIGCLNSLYHSLENTSTNYFWSESGKMMLLKPTSSFADECDQQLKINIDDTPPRQSDMCCNANCTTMYFNTIQCSCGLKIKNKISTEEIQTKAERTTAGLFTKPNTSFIITDDFQILPNHSDLFLEILNMNGVRDRENKEEIPFHVGYHQVMALLERAIASRTPMSDVIFGTRKERMKYFVPSHVFLGTVNLPKMKVKAIVQQSTGRILLIESDDGGFVDCLFNFLAIPLGSAHLICGGDCGIPSMTNLYNSMLRLDPERHMKAASTINRLKNPELPHGYKSRMQILPLKEEEPPKLRWWQYLRLHLRSKVKNIDPKGGPTFLKPLDAFIVSEDLVVSSTASSSLMSTINTMNIPLSDIKLEMIEIGVAEATSLLKATLTSRRALTDGLRDFLP from the exons ATGTCGTCCATCACTCAAAATGTTCTTCTAGTGGATTTACACACAGTGTATGATCTTCTGGATGAAGG TTACATATTCAAACAAGCTCTGCCTAAATTTTTCCAAGATGCTACAATATCAGATGGTGTCATTACAAGTTCCATTGGAGGAGAATTTATTACCATCTCTCCTGATATTTTTTCGGCCTCTTTCAATCTACCAAGAACTGGGATGACCACATTTTCTTCCATTACTACTGCTCAAAAAACCCAAATGAAAGCTATGTACTCTCTCACCAACGTACCT TGGCCTCTTCGTATAACCATTGCCATTTTCTACTCAGATTTCCCCTTAAGGTTCCTACAAGCTCGTTGCTACTTATCCGACTG TGTTTCCTCTACTTCTCTTATGGCTGCTACTACTTCAGTTCCTTCTGCAATTTCTGAAACCTTGAAAGTCATCAG GACATCCATTTTCACGGTTGAAAAACAAACGCACAATCAG TCGTGGAGCATGGCCAAACCAGGGGAGGTTGAGTTTTGCTTGAAAGCTACGGTTATCAAGGAAAGGAATCAAGTTCTGTTTGTTGAAGCTGATCACAAGTTCATCGACGTCTTACTGAGTTTTTTGACTTTGCCGCTGGGAACGATCGTGAGACTCCTCCACAAATACTACGACAAAGGAGCACTCACTATTGGATGCTTGAATTCCTTGTACCATAGCTTGGAGAACACGAGCACTAACTACTTTTGGTCTGAGTCTGGAAAAATGATGCTGCTGAAGCCGACAAGTTCGTTTGCTGATGAATGTGACCAGCAACTCAAAATCAACATCGATGACACGCCTCCGAGGCAATCCGACATGTGCTGCAATGCTAACTGCACGACCATGTATTTTAACACCATTCAATGTTCATGCGGGCTGAAAATTAAGAACAAGATATCAACGGAAGAGATTCAAACCAAAGCTGAGAGAACAACAGCTGGCCTTTTTACGAAACCAAACACTTCTTTCATTATCACAGATGATTTCCAGATTCTGCCTAACCATTCTGACTTGTTTTTGGAGATTCTAAACATGAATGGTGTCAGAGACAGAGAAAATAAGGAGGAAATTCCTTTCCACGTGGGGTATCATCAG GTTATGGCACTACTTGAGAGAGCCATTGCGTCAAGGACTCCGATGTCGGATGTGATTTTCGGTACTCGGAAAGAAAGGATGAAATATTTTGTCCCCTCACATGTATTTCTTGGCACAGTGAATCTTCCAAAGATGAAAGTCAAAGCAATTGTCCAACAATCAACGGGAAGAATTCTCTTAATTGAATCTGATGATGGGGGTTTTGTTGATTGCTTGTTCAATTTTCTTGCTATTCCATTAGGATCTGCTCATTTAATATGTGGCGGTGATTGTGGTATACCAAGCATGACTAACCTTTATAATAGCATGCTTCGGTTAGATCCTGAAAGACACATGAAGGCAGCATCAACCATTAATAGATTGAAGAATCCTGAGCTTCCACACGGCTATAAATCCAGGATGCAGATACTTCCTCTGAAAGAAGAAGAGCCTCCGAAGCTACGATGGTGGCAATACCTAAGATTGCATCTACGTAGTAAGGTGAAAAACATAGACCCGAAGGGGGGCCCAACATTTCTCAAACCATTAGATGCATTCATAGTATCGGAAGATTTGGTTGTCTCATCCACGGCATCGAGTTCCCTTATGTCCACCATAAATACAATGAATATTCCACTTTCAGATATAAAGCTGGAAATGATTGAAATTGGTGTTGCAGAG GCTACGAGTTTATTGAAGGCAACTCTTACGTCTCGACGCGCTTTAACAGATGGGCTTAGAGATTTTCTGCCATAG